A window from Acipenser ruthenus chromosome 36, fAciRut3.2 maternal haplotype, whole genome shotgun sequence encodes these proteins:
- the LOC131706689 gene encoding galactose-specific lectin nattectin-like, which produces MKAAFLLSLLCSLTLTLAFVCGPLPKEKFETCDSKGLSNCTKIGRSCYQYFRGPLSFYCANEFCRSRGCGGHLASIHSSRENNLVFNLVRRGNPSNPRGWIGGLRFPKTNLFIWSDGTKWDYNYWASNQPDNWQSNEDCVHFTEYNASRWNDLSCTTPQGFVCKFHHRG; this is translated from the exons ATGAAGGCtgcttttcttctttctctgCTTTGCAGTTTGACACTCACCTTGGCTTTCG tCTGTGGACCTCTCCCAAAAGAGAAATTTGAGACGTGTGACAGCAAAGGATTGAGCAACTGCACCAAAATCGGACGCTCGTGTTACCAGTACTTCCGAGGGCCTCTGTCTTTTTATTGTGCCAAT GAGTTTTGCAGAAGTCGAGGGTGTGGAGGACACCTGGCTTCAATCCACAGTTCAAGGGAGAACAACTTGGTCTTTAATCTTGTGCGGCGAGGGAACCCCTCGAACCCGAGAGGCTGGATCGGGGGGCTCAGGTTTCCCAAG ACTAACCTCTTCATATGGTCTGATGGGACAAAATGGGATTATAATTACTGGGCATCAAACCAGCCTGACAACTGGCAAAGCAACGAGGATTGTGTTCATTTCACCGAATACA ATGCCTCACGCTGGAACGACCTGAGCTGCACTACTCCGCAGGGTTTCGTCTGCAAATTTCACCATCGAGGCTGA